In Streptomyces sp. NBC_01408, one DNA window encodes the following:
- a CDS encoding BTAD domain-containing putative transcriptional regulator, which translates to MRYLILGVTEARDETGAPLPIGGARLRALLAALALRAGGPAASVTDLVDEVWGDEPPQDAPAALQALVARLRRALGGRDSVRADPAGGYRLAAGRDEVDLHRFTRLARQGARELATDPATAAGTLRCALALWRGPALTDLPEPARTAYAVAPEAHRTAALRDRIEADLRHGSAPAALLPEIEALIHEYPYDEPLRAQQLRALRAADRPAEALAAYERTRRTLAEGLGADPGPELAALHAELLRPEPEPEPKPEPEPKPEPEPHPEHPQHRQRPEHPHHPEHPQHPQSGGNLRPRLTSFVGREPELANLHSDLAHHRLITLTGPGGSGKTRLAEHAAAAHPASGWIVELARLDQPDAVPGAVLSALGLRENSLVAREKTTADDPTTRLVEHCAHRRLLLLLDNCEHVIGAAAQLAERLLTHCPGVQILATSREPLGVPGETVRPLEPLPPDPARQLFADRGASARRGFTPAEAPAAVTEICARLDGLPLAIELAAARLRLLTPRQIADRLDDRFRLLTSGARTVLPRQQTLRAVVDWSWDLLDAAERTVLRRLSVFAGGCDLAAAEAVCADPSYDVADILGSLVDKSLVLAEPATEPGDGMRYRMLETIHEYAAERAAADPVDRAATARRHTAHFLAFAEEAEPLMRSAAQLPWIRRTETELDNLRAALLRTLDAATAEAAVADTAVAAEAASAETPRPAATETAQRLAFALGWFWCLRNYRTEGAGWATRVLALTRDDAPEGSAEYWRHMRLQVLHLFLTAAVQPAEDFRTPEARARTARILTAFRRGSPESTRFPGMLWPMTGYLSGDARSVHADLDRAVENCRRHAGDWELGVTLMLRTHVAIDITGGLPTVDADLAELHEIARRSGDRWTRAQVASAAGEVALSRGRYDWARAEYEECLRLAREVGAHIEAPFAVARIAEAVYCTGDFEGAELLLAEADAEAERHGVADVCAFNRLLSGQIALRRGETERARAECDTAREQGAQMTVPPQFDAALAQLEAAVTGREHGPAAGLAVLGPALATAVTAHCAERVLAGLTETAALLLADADRPAEAVRALAAATAWRAGHPRSVPEAAAVAGLPDRARAALGADRRTREEAAGAALSPAGLAAALNGS; encoded by the coding sequence GTGCGGTATCTGATCCTTGGCGTCACCGAGGCGCGCGACGAGACGGGCGCCCCCCTTCCCATCGGCGGCGCCCGCCTGCGCGCGCTGCTGGCCGCGCTCGCTCTCCGTGCCGGCGGACCCGCCGCCTCCGTCACCGACCTGGTCGACGAGGTCTGGGGCGACGAACCGCCCCAGGACGCCCCCGCCGCCCTCCAGGCCCTCGTCGCCCGGCTCCGGCGCGCCCTCGGCGGCCGGGACTCCGTCCGGGCCGACCCCGCCGGGGGTTACCGCCTCGCCGCCGGCCGCGACGAAGTCGACCTGCACCGTTTCACCCGGCTCGCCCGCCAAGGCGCCCGCGAGCTGGCCACCGATCCCGCCACCGCCGCCGGAACCCTCCGCTGCGCCCTCGCCCTCTGGCGTGGCCCGGCCCTCACCGACCTGCCCGAGCCCGCGCGCACGGCGTACGCCGTCGCCCCCGAGGCCCACCGCACCGCCGCCCTCCGCGACCGGATCGAGGCCGACCTGCGCCACGGCTCCGCCCCGGCGGCCCTCCTGCCGGAGATCGAGGCGCTGATCCACGAGTACCCGTACGACGAACCGCTGCGCGCCCAGCAGCTGCGCGCCCTGCGCGCCGCCGACCGCCCCGCCGAGGCGCTCGCCGCGTACGAACGCACCCGCCGCACCCTCGCCGAAGGCCTCGGCGCCGACCCCGGCCCCGAACTCGCCGCCCTGCACGCGGAACTCCTCCGGCCCGAGCCCGAGCCCGAGCCGAAGCCGGAGCCGGAGCCGAAGCCGGAGCCGGAGCCCCACCCGGAGCACCCGCAACACCGCCAACGCCCGGAGCACCCCCACCACCCTGAACATCCCCAACACCCGCAGTCCGGCGGCAACCTCCGCCCCCGCCTCACCTCCTTCGTCGGCCGCGAGCCCGAACTGGCCAACCTCCACAGCGACCTGGCCCACCACCGCCTCATCACCCTCACCGGACCCGGCGGTTCCGGAAAGACCCGCCTCGCCGAACACGCGGCCGCCGCCCACCCCGCATCCGGCTGGATCGTCGAACTCGCCCGCCTCGACCAACCCGACGCAGTCCCCGGCGCCGTCCTCAGCGCCCTCGGCCTGCGCGAGAACTCCCTGGTGGCCCGCGAGAAGACCACCGCCGACGACCCCACCACCCGCCTCGTGGAGCACTGCGCGCACCGCCGCCTGCTCCTCCTCCTGGACAACTGCGAGCACGTCATCGGTGCCGCCGCCCAGCTCGCCGAACGGCTCCTCACGCACTGCCCGGGCGTCCAGATCCTCGCCACCAGCCGCGAACCCCTCGGCGTACCGGGGGAGACCGTCCGCCCCCTCGAACCGCTGCCGCCCGACCCCGCCCGGCAGCTCTTCGCCGACCGCGGTGCCTCGGCCCGCCGCGGCTTCACCCCCGCCGAGGCCCCCGCCGCCGTCACCGAGATCTGCGCCCGCCTCGACGGGCTGCCGCTCGCCATCGAGCTGGCGGCCGCGCGGCTGCGGCTGCTCACCCCGCGCCAGATCGCCGACCGGCTCGACGACCGCTTCCGTCTGCTGACCAGCGGCGCCCGTACGGTCCTGCCCCGTCAGCAGACCCTTCGGGCCGTCGTCGACTGGTCCTGGGACCTCCTCGACGCGGCCGAACGCACCGTGCTGCGCCGGCTGTCCGTCTTCGCCGGCGGCTGCGACCTCGCCGCCGCCGAAGCGGTCTGCGCCGACCCCTCGTACGACGTCGCCGACATCCTCGGCTCTCTCGTCGACAAATCCCTCGTCCTGGCCGAGCCGGCCACGGAACCAGGTGACGGCATGCGCTACCGCATGCTCGAAACCATCCACGAGTACGCCGCCGAGCGCGCCGCCGCCGACCCCGTGGACCGGGCGGCCACCGCCCGCCGCCACACCGCCCACTTCCTGGCCTTCGCCGAGGAAGCCGAACCCCTCATGCGCTCCGCGGCCCAGCTCCCCTGGATCCGGCGCACCGAGACCGAGCTGGACAACCTCCGCGCGGCCCTCCTGCGCACCCTCGACGCCGCCACGGCCGAAGCCGCCGTAGCCGATACCGCCGTAGCCGCCGAAGCCGCCTCCGCGGAAACGCCCCGGCCGGCCGCCACCGAGACCGCCCAGCGCCTCGCCTTCGCCCTCGGCTGGTTCTGGTGCCTGCGCAACTACCGCACCGAGGGAGCCGGATGGGCCACCCGGGTCCTCGCCCTTACCCGCGACGACGCGCCCGAGGGCTCAGCGGAGTACTGGCGCCACATGCGACTCCAGGTCCTGCACCTCTTCCTGACCGCCGCGGTCCAGCCCGCCGAGGACTTCCGCACCCCCGAGGCCCGCGCCCGCACCGCCCGCATCCTGACGGCCTTCCGCCGCGGCTCCCCGGAGAGCACCCGCTTCCCCGGAATGCTGTGGCCCATGACCGGCTACCTCTCCGGCGACGCCCGCTCGGTGCACGCCGACCTCGACCGGGCCGTCGAGAACTGCCGCCGCCACGCGGGCGACTGGGAACTCGGCGTCACGCTCATGCTCCGCACCCACGTCGCCATCGACATCACCGGCGGCCTCCCCACCGTCGACGCGGACCTCGCCGAGCTGCACGAGATCGCCCGCCGCTCCGGCGACCGCTGGACCCGCGCCCAGGTCGCGAGCGCGGCCGGCGAGGTGGCGCTGTCCCGGGGCAGGTACGACTGGGCCCGCGCCGAGTACGAGGAATGCCTGCGCCTGGCCCGCGAAGTCGGCGCCCACATCGAGGCGCCGTTCGCCGTCGCCCGGATCGCGGAGGCGGTCTACTGCACCGGGGACTTCGAAGGCGCCGAACTGCTGCTCGCGGAGGCGGACGCCGAGGCCGAGCGGCACGGCGTCGCCGACGTGTGCGCCTTCAACCGGCTGCTGTCAGGGCAGATCGCCCTCCGCCGGGGCGAGACCGAGCGGGCCCGCGCCGAGTGCGACACGGCCCGGGAGCAGGGCGCGCAGATGACCGTTCCCCCGCAGTTCGACGCCGCCCTGGCCCAGCTGGAAGCTGCCGTCACCGGCCGCGAGCACGGGCCCGCGGCCGGGCTCGCCGTACTCGGGCCCGCCCTCGCCACCGCCGTCACCGCGCACTGCGCGGAACGCGTCCTGGCCGGGCTGACCGAGACCGCCGCCCTGCTCCTCGCCGACGCCGACCGCCCCGCCGAGGCCGTACGGGCCCTCGCGGCGGCCACCGCCTGGCGCGCGGGCCATCCCCGCTCGGTCCCCGAGGCCGCCGCCGTCGCGGGTCTCCCGGACCGGGCCCGTGCCGCGCTCGGCGCGGACCGCCGCACCCGCGAGGAGGCGGCCGGGGCCGCGCTCAGCCCGGCGGGTCTGGCCGCTGCGCTCAACGGCAGCTGA
- a CDS encoding MarR family winged helix-turn-helix transcriptional regulator, with the protein MGDAVDVIVGQWAKERPDLAGALWPVEVLARIQRMNRIIEKQIKGFAAERDLEMGELDILFTLRRSGPPYAMTAGALIPAAMVTSGAITNRIDRMEAKGLVERVRDGKDRRSVRIRLTEQSLALTEALMTDHLRHYAELLAPLDSATCATVGTALRTLLESQGDTSIT; encoded by the coding sequence ATGGGCGATGCAGTGGACGTGATCGTCGGCCAATGGGCGAAGGAACGCCCCGACCTGGCCGGGGCCCTGTGGCCCGTCGAGGTACTGGCCCGCATCCAGCGGATGAACCGGATCATCGAGAAGCAGATCAAGGGCTTCGCCGCCGAACGGGACCTGGAGATGGGCGAACTGGACATCCTGTTCACCCTCCGCCGGTCGGGCCCCCCGTACGCGATGACCGCCGGCGCCCTCATCCCCGCGGCCATGGTGACCTCGGGCGCGATCACCAACCGCATCGACCGCATGGAGGCCAAGGGCCTGGTCGAGCGCGTCCGGGACGGCAAGGACCGCCGTTCGGTCCGGATCCGGCTGACCGAGCAGAGCCTCGCGCTCACCGAGGCACTGATGACCGACCACCTCCGGCACTACGCGGAACTCCTCGCCCCGCTCGACAGCGCCACGTGCGCCACGGTCGGCACCGCCCTGCGCACCCTCCTGGAATCCCAGGGCGACACCTCGATCACCTAG
- a CDS encoding MFS transporter, with protein MTRATSATTAPTGFPPRSPAPAAPARGPVPVFWLALLATPIAAGANAPVLILPDMARALGADTSAAAWLVAAFAWAMAVGGPLMAGLLRRRGVGVVLRLSSVLVLGGTLLVAASPWLPLTLAGRAAQAAGGAGLVATAMSLAGSARRMGVISAGFGILGAAGPLLGDHLAQAVSWRLSLSVSVIALLAVPAVARHAGAATAPAPAQEGFDARGAGLLTALVTALVLLPHAPAVALGSAAVAAALLALHVRRRPEGFVPAALLRTPRFLASALLGLALSASYFTLLFAVPRLLADRSGWDTGTAGSGQLTALLAGSALSWLLAAASSRMGRAAVRTVLAGVGTLAAVTAAVADQGPLLLAATAGAVFAATGANAVLSTHAASSAPDSQRPTAIGLFVLCYQLGGAFGPAVAAALVLGA; from the coding sequence ATGACCAGGGCCACCAGCGCCACCACTGCCCCCACCGGGTTCCCGCCGCGCAGCCCGGCGCCCGCCGCCCCCGCGCGCGGACCCGTCCCCGTGTTCTGGCTGGCCCTGCTGGCCACCCCCATTGCCGCCGGGGCCAACGCCCCCGTGCTGATCCTTCCCGACATGGCCCGCGCCCTCGGGGCGGACACCTCGGCCGCGGCCTGGCTCGTCGCCGCCTTCGCCTGGGCCATGGCCGTCGGCGGTCCCCTGATGGCCGGGCTGCTGCGCCGCCGGGGCGTGGGGGTGGTGCTCCGGCTGAGCAGTGTCCTCGTACTCGGCGGCACGCTCCTCGTCGCGGCGTCCCCCTGGCTGCCGCTGACCCTGGCCGGGCGGGCGGCCCAGGCGGCGGGCGGCGCCGGGCTGGTGGCGACCGCGATGAGCCTGGCCGGCTCCGCCCGCCGCATGGGCGTCATCAGCGCGGGCTTCGGCATCCTCGGCGCGGCCGGTCCCCTGCTCGGCGATCACCTCGCGCAGGCCGTGTCGTGGCGGCTCTCGCTCTCCGTCTCCGTGATCGCGCTGCTGGCCGTGCCGGCGGTCGCCCGCCACGCCGGGGCCGCGACGGCCCCGGCGCCCGCACAGGAGGGGTTCGACGCCCGCGGCGCCGGGCTGCTGACGGCACTGGTCACCGCGCTGGTCCTGCTCCCCCACGCCCCCGCGGTCGCGCTCGGCTCCGCCGCCGTCGCCGCGGCCCTGCTCGCGCTGCACGTACGGCGCCGCCCCGAGGGCTTCGTACCGGCGGCGCTGCTGCGCACGCCCCGCTTCCTCGCCTCGGCGCTGCTGGGCCTGGCCCTGTCGGCGTCCTACTTCACCCTTCTCTTCGCGGTGCCGCGGCTGCTCGCCGACCGGTCGGGCTGGGACACCGGCACGGCCGGGTCGGGGCAGCTCACGGCGCTCCTCGCCGGATCGGCTCTGTCCTGGCTGCTGGCGGCGGCGTCCTCCCGGATGGGGCGGGCGGCCGTACGTACGGTGCTGGCCGGGGTCGGCACGCTCGCCGCGGTGACCGCGGCGGTCGCCGACCAGGGCCCGCTGCTGCTGGCCGCCACGGCGGGGGCCGTGTTCGCCGCCACCGGGGCCAACGCCGTCCTGTCGACGCACGCCGCGTCGAGCGCCCCGGACTCCCAGCGGCCCACGGCGATCGGCCTGTTCGTCCTCTGCTACCAGCTGGGCGGCGCCTTCGGCCCGGCCGTCGCCGCGGCCCTGGTGCTCGGCGCCTGA